The Hyperolius riggenbachi isolate aHypRig1 chromosome 3, aHypRig1.pri, whole genome shotgun sequence genome window below encodes:
- the LOC137563202 gene encoding uncharacterized protein, with product MPRKKWFSTEDVIAKVQPHDVLYTKTNKDHKLNQLANQIWSNITKELFEEAGLTWNNLSPKLQDTKIQQVKTRWKSIKDNFRRELLEEKKESRSGSAASNRTKYSYTTELAFLRPSMDLDETQDNIPAEPVVPIVDDDAEEGLDNSTLSLLSTSDTPSDDTSNTSSVNVFSLVQPTTSTTKTTTTKVTARGRRQGGGGRSQSSFESGVLNSMQEAVGVLHHASCDHYNFAVSLVPYMKKVPEDRILDLRQAIIDLVKKAIKNTPSASLEHSQSSSSSSTPSPSPPVSNAPYHRQQPYSNLHYHHSYYQPELDYGYHNYPCRPPSNMGYVHPYQGQNSNMEQTQDQVFYADIGQTRPQQQTENAAAKPTSFLEMMRREDN from the exons ATGCCAAGGAAGAAGTGGTTTTCCACCGAGGATGTCATAGCAAAAGTGCAGCCGCATGATGTCTTGTATACCAAGACAAACAAAGACCACAAACTGAACCAGCTAGCTAACCAAATCTGGTCCAACATTACCAAAGAACTGTTTGAGGAGGCTGGTTTGACTTGGAATAATCTTTCACCCAAGCTTCAGGATACTAAAA TACAACAAGTGAAAACAAGATGGAAGTCCATTAAGGACAACTTTCGAAGGGAACTCCTTGAAGAAAAGAAAGAGAGCAGAAGTGGTTCAGCTGCCTCAAATCGAACCAAATACAGCTACACTACGGAACTTGCCTTCTTAAGACCCAGTATGGATTTGGATGA GACACAAGATAACATTCCTGCAGAACCTGTGGTCCCAATTGTGGATGATGATGCCGAAGAAGGACTTGATAACAGTACTTTATCGCTATTAAGCACATCTGACACACCCAGTGATGACACGTCTAATACTAGTAGTGTTAATGTGTTTTCTCTGGTGCAGCCAACTACCTCCACAACCAAAACTACAACAACCAAAGTAACTGCAAGAGGAAGGCGACAAGGTGGTGGAGGGAGATCACAAAGTTCTTTTGAAAGTGGTGTGTTAAATTCGATGCAGGAAGCTGTAGGTGTGTTACATCATGCTAGCTGTGACCACTACAATTTTGCTGTAAGTTTggtgccatatatgaaaaaagtGCCAGAGGATCGCATTTTAGATCTAAGACAGGCTATAATCGATCTAGtcaaaaaagccattaaaaataCACCATCTGCCTCGTTAGAACATTCCCAAAGCTCATCCTCATCTTCAACACCATCACCCTCACCTCCAGTGTCCAATGCACCATATCATAGACAGCAACCTTATTCTAATTTGCATTACCACCACAGCTATTATCAACCTGAGCTAGATTATGGGTACCACAATTATCCATGTAGACCACCAAGCAATATGGGCTATGTGCACCCTTACCAAGGCCAAAATAGTAATATGGAACAAACACAAGATCAAGTGTTCTATGCAGATATTGGTCAGACAAGGCCTCAGCAACAAACTGAAAATGCTGCAGCCAAGCCAACCTCTTTTCTTGAAATGATGAGACGAGAGGACAATTAG